The Teredinibacter sp. KSP-S5-2 genome includes a window with the following:
- a CDS encoding microcin C ABC transporter permease YejB → MSAYIIRRLLLVIPTLLAIITINFIIVQLAPGGPVDQMIAIYQGHDASMLDRITGNNSADTGSQERTIGDSSSSYRGASGLMAEDIAEIEKMFGFDKPLHVRYFTMLWDYLRFDFGDSLFRGGSVVDLIVERLPISISLGIWTTLIVYLISIPLGIKKAIKHGSHFDIWTSSLIFAGYAIPSFLFAIFLIILFAGGSFFNWFPLRGLVSSNWSELSTLGKIVDYFWHMVLPVTAMVIGGFASLTMLTKNSFLDEISKQYVMTARAKGLEEKQVLYGHVFRNAMLIIIAGFPSAFIGIFFTGSLLIETVFSLDGLGLLGFESTLQRDYPVMFSTLYVFTLIGLVMGIVSDVAYTLVDPRIDFESR, encoded by the coding sequence GTGTCAGCCTATATTATTCGTCGATTACTATTAGTAATACCCACATTACTTGCCATCATCACTATTAATTTTATCATTGTTCAATTGGCCCCGGGCGGGCCAGTTGATCAAATGATTGCGATCTACCAAGGTCATGACGCCTCCATGCTCGATCGTATTACCGGAAATAATTCCGCGGATACAGGTAGTCAGGAACGAACCATCGGCGATAGTTCATCTTCTTATCGCGGTGCAAGCGGCCTAATGGCGGAAGATATTGCCGAAATTGAAAAGATGTTCGGTTTCGACAAACCACTGCATGTACGTTATTTCACTATGCTCTGGGACTACCTGCGCTTCGACTTTGGTGACAGTTTATTTCGTGGCGGCAGTGTTGTTGATTTAATTGTTGAACGCCTACCTATTTCAATTTCTTTAGGTATATGGACAACACTTATTGTCTATTTAATTTCCATACCGCTTGGCATAAAAAAAGCCATTAAACACGGCTCACATTTTGATATCTGGACTTCAAGTTTAATTTTTGCCGGCTATGCTATTCCCTCTTTTTTATTTGCTATTTTTCTAATCATTTTATTTGCCGGCGGCAGTTTCTTTAACTGGTTTCCATTAAGGGGTTTGGTATCAAGCAACTGGAGCGAACTAAGTACGCTAGGTAAAATAGTCGACTATTTCTGGCATATGGTGCTCCCTGTTACCGCAATGGTCATTGGCGGCTTTGCGAGTCTCACCATGCTAACCAAAAATTCATTCCTGGATGAAATCAGCAAGCAATATGTGATGACTGCCAGAGCAAAAGGACTGGAAGAAAAACAAGTACTATATGGTCATGTTTTTCGTAATGCCATGCTCATTATTATCGCCGGCTTCCCGTCGGCCTTTATAGGCATATTTTTCACCGGGTCACTGTTGATCGAAACCGTTTTCTCTTTAGATGGACTCGGTTTACTGGGCTTTGAAAGCACGTTACAAAGAGACTACCCAGTGATGTTCTCCACCTTATACGTTTTTACACTTATTGGTTTAGTTATGGGTATTGTCAGTGATGTGGCCTATACCCTGGTTGACCCCAGAATAGATTTCGAATCGAGGTAA